A genome region from Thalassococcus arenae includes the following:
- a CDS encoding DUF4342 domain-containing protein, translating to MTDRDKTEEPQSIVEVIEVGGEKLVGFVKEMAREGNVRRLRVIEPDGDVAVDVSLTVGALTGGAVVLAAPVLAVIGALAALVTKVKVEVVRETADETTHSA from the coding sequence ATGACTGATCGTGACAAGACGGAAGAGCCGCAATCCATCGTCGAAGTCATCGAGGTGGGTGGCGAGAAACTGGTGGGTTTCGTCAAGGAGATGGCCAGGGAAGGCAACGTCCGGCGTTTGCGGGTGATCGAGCCCGATGGCGACGTGGCGGTCGACGTGTCCCTGACGGTGGGGGCGTTAACCGGCGGGGCCGTGGTGCTGGCGGCGCCTGTGTTGGCCGTGATCGGCGCCCTGGCGGCGCTGGTGACCAAGGTCAAGGTCGAGGTGGTGCGCGAAACGGCCGACGAGACGACCCACAGCGCCTGA
- a CDS encoding GNAT family N-acetyltransferase — MTETLTLRRAEARDIPALDDLFQRSYMALLKDDYAPSVLVTAVPVIGRAQPALIASGLFHVVEAGGRIAAAGGWSLAAPGGAPGRRGVGHVRHVATDPAMLRRGAARMVLDHIKIEAKASGMAQLHCQSTLTAEPFYAAMGFDTRGPVTIGLRGGIDFPAVFMVAQL; from the coding sequence ATGACCGAAACACTGACCCTGCGCCGGGCCGAGGCCCGCGATATCCCCGCGTTGGACGACCTGTTCCAGCGCAGCTACATGGCCCTTCTCAAGGATGACTACGCGCCATCGGTTCTGGTGACCGCCGTGCCGGTGATCGGCCGCGCGCAGCCGGCGCTGATCGCGTCGGGCCTGTTCCATGTCGTCGAGGCAGGCGGCCGCATCGCCGCGGCGGGCGGATGGTCGCTGGCCGCACCGGGCGGGGCGCCGGGGCGCCGCGGCGTGGGGCATGTGCGCCATGTTGCCACCGATCCGGCGATGCTGCGCCGGGGTGCCGCGCGGATGGTGCTGGATCACATCAAGATCGAGGCAAAGGCCAGCGGGATGGCTCAGCTGCATTGCCAAAGCACGCTGACGGCCGAACCGTTCTATGCCGCGATGGGCTTCGACACCCGCGGCCCGGTGACCATCGGCTTGCGCGGCGGGATAGACTTTCCCGCCGTGTTCATGGTGGCCCAGCTGTAA
- the rpmG gene encoding 50S ribosomal protein L33, giving the protein MAKPTTIKIRLNSTAGTGHFYVTKKNARTMTEKMTVRKYDPVARKHVEYKEGKIK; this is encoded by the coding sequence ATGGCGAAGCCGACGACCATCAAGATCCGCCTGAACTCGACCGCCGGGACGGGTCATTTCTACGTGACCAAGAAGAACGCCCGCACCATGACCGAGAAGATGACGGTGCGCAAATACGATCCCGTGGCGCGCAAGCACGTGGAATACAAGGAAGGCAAGATCAAGTAG
- a CDS encoding alpha/beta fold hydrolase: MCDARLFGPQIADLSRQYPVMAAPITGGDRIEEIASGLLDALPKRFALAGLSMGGIVAMEIVRRAPDRVTRLALMDTNPLAETPQQAAARDPQIVRAKAGRLDEVMAQELKPNYLAPGPYRSEILALVMDMARGLGPDVFARQSRALQRRRDQQGTLRKIRVPTLVLCGEHDALCPVKRHVFMAELIPHAELVVIEGAGHLPTLEAPDATTDALRVWLKQPLVLR, from the coding sequence ATGTGCGACGCCCGGCTGTTCGGTCCGCAAATCGCCGATCTGTCGCGCCAATACCCGGTCATGGCCGCCCCGATAACCGGTGGCGACCGGATCGAGGAAATCGCGTCGGGATTGCTGGATGCGCTCCCCAAGCGCTTTGCGCTGGCGGGGCTGAGCATGGGCGGGATCGTGGCGATGGAGATTGTCCGCCGTGCGCCCGACCGGGTGACGCGGCTGGCACTGATGGACACCAACCCGCTGGCCGAGACGCCGCAGCAGGCCGCCGCCCGCGATCCGCAGATCGTGCGCGCCAAGGCGGGCCGGCTGGACGAGGTGATGGCGCAGGAACTGAAGCCCAACTACCTGGCGCCCGGCCCCTACCGGTCGGAGATCCTGGCGCTGGTGATGGACATGGCGCGTGGGTTGGGGCCGGATGTCTTCGCCCGGCAAAGCCGCGCGCTGCAGCGCCGCCGCGACCAGCAGGGCACCTTGCGCAAGATCCGGGTGCCGACGCTGGTGCTGTGCGGCGAGCACGATGCGCTGTGCCCGGTCAAGCGCCACGTGTTCATGGCCGAGCTGATCCCGCATGCCGAACTGGTGGTGATCGAGGGCGCCGGGCATCTGCCGACGCTGGAAGCGCCCGACGCCACCACCGACGCGCTGCGCGTCTGGCTCAAGCAGCCCCTTGTCCTGCGCTGA
- a CDS encoding cobalamin-independent methionine synthase II family protein, translated as MTAIKTTHVGSLPRTQEVVDFIFAREKGQAYDAAAFDAAMEAACAETVRKQVEAGIDIVSDGETSKISYATYVKDRYTGFDGDSPRNAPADLKMFPTFLERLKDDGGTPTYARPQCVGEVRSKGQGELEKDIANLKAGMAAHGATQGFMNAASPGVISLFLPNRFYKTRDAYLAALADAMRDEYRTIVDAGLMLQLDCPDLALSRHMLFTDMSDDDFVKVAGAHVEALNHALDGIDPARVRVHICWGNYEGPHVCDIGMDKVFSTLMKTRAGQVLFETSNPRHAHEWTVFRDRKTEIPDDKVLVPGVIDSTTNFVEHPEVVAQRIERFTDIVGADRVIAGSDCGFGTFAGFGAVDPAIAYAKLGALAEGAQIASGRI; from the coding sequence ATGACCGCGATCAAGACAACCCATGTGGGCAGCTTGCCAAGGACGCAGGAGGTGGTGGATTTCATCTTTGCCCGCGAAAAGGGGCAGGCATACGACGCCGCCGCCTTTGACGCGGCGATGGAAGCGGCTTGCGCGGAAACCGTCCGCAAGCAGGTCGAAGCAGGGATCGACATCGTCAGCGACGGCGAGACGTCCAAGATCAGCTACGCCACCTATGTCAAGGATCGCTACACGGGTTTCGATGGCGACAGCCCGCGCAACGCGCCGGCCGATCTCAAGATGTTTCCGACCTTCCTCGAACGGCTCAAGGACGATGGTGGCACGCCGACTTATGCGCGACCGCAATGCGTGGGCGAAGTGCGGTCGAAAGGCCAGGGCGAGCTGGAAAAGGACATCGCCAATCTCAAGGCGGGCATGGCCGCCCATGGCGCGACGCAGGGCTTCATGAACGCCGCCTCGCCCGGCGTGATCTCGCTGTTCCTGCCGAACCGGTTCTACAAGACGCGCGACGCCTATCTGGCCGCGCTGGCCGACGCGATGCGGGATGAATACCGCACCATCGTCGATGCCGGGTTGATGCTGCAACTGGACTGCCCCGACCTCGCGTTGTCGCGCCACATGCTGTTCACCGACATGTCCGACGACGACTTCGTCAAGGTCGCCGGTGCCCATGTCGAGGCGCTGAACCACGCGCTGGACGGCATCGACCCTGCCCGTGTCCGGGTGCATATCTGCTGGGGCAATTACGAAGGCCCGCATGTCTGTGACATCGGCATGGACAAGGTGTTCTCGACCCTGATGAAGACCCGCGCGGGCCAGGTGCTGTTCGAAACCTCGAACCCCCGCCATGCCCATGAATGGACGGTCTTCCGCGACCGCAAGACCGAGATCCCCGACGACAAGGTGCTGGTGCCCGGCGTCATCGACAGCACGACGAATTTCGTCGAACACCCCGAGGTCGTGGCGCAGCGGATCGAACGCTTTACCGACATCGTCGGCGCCGACCGGGTCATCGCCGGGTCGGATTGCGGGTTCGGCACCTTTGCCGGGTTCGGCGCCGTGGACCCCGCCATCGCCTATGCCAAGCTGGGTGCGCTGGCCGAGGGCGCGCAGATCGCCTCGGGGAGGATCTGA
- a CDS encoding class I SAM-dependent methyltransferase yields the protein MEGLSDRTQAIYDRQAVHYDARRSRTLFERGWLERALVDVPRGGTVLDLGCGAGEPIGRFLVESGYAVTGVDFSAPMLRLFAERFPQSRVIRADMNALDLPERFDAIIGWGSFFHLTQDQQRRTLPRLVQHLGSGGRLLLTVGPSAGETTGRVGDETVFHASLDAAEYAAILEACGCGLVTHVADDPQCNGHSLLLARKTG from the coding sequence GTGGAAGGGCTGAGCGACCGGACGCAGGCGATCTATGACCGGCAGGCGGTGCATTACGATGCCCGCCGGTCGCGCACCCTGTTCGAACGCGGCTGGCTGGAGCGCGCATTGGTCGATGTGCCGCGCGGCGGGACAGTGCTGGACCTGGGCTGCGGCGCGGGCGAACCGATCGGACGGTTCCTGGTCGAGAGCGGATATGCCGTGACCGGCGTCGATTTTTCCGCGCCGATGCTGCGGCTGTTCGCCGAACGGTTTCCGCAGTCGCGGGTGATCCGAGCGGACATGAATGCGTTGGACCTGCCCGAGCGGTTCGACGCGATCATCGGCTGGGGCAGTTTCTTTCACCTGACGCAGGACCAGCAACGCCGAACCCTGCCGCGTCTTGTGCAGCATCTGGGTTCGGGCGGGCGGTTGTTGCTGACGGTCGGTCCTTCGGCGGGCGAAACGACGGGACGGGTCGGTGACGAGACGGTGTTCCACGCCTCGCTCGATGCCGCGGAATATGCCGCGATCCTCGAGGCCTGCGGCTGTGGCTTGGTGACCCATGTCGCAGACGATCCGCAATGCAACGGGCATTCGCTGCTTTTGGCCCGGAAGACCGGGTGA
- a CDS encoding cupin domain-containing protein gives MTPAQMQSRIVRYGELKPCRTAFIDAHTPGSDQKENFTIIGGGVSESADQHVHIAIPHGFNIGAAGQPPKCRNSLHSHRTAEVFFVLSGRWRFFWGRWGKAGEVVLERGDIFNIPTGIFRGFENIGDDYGMIMAILGGDDAGGGVIWAPQVIEDAAAHGLVLSEKGKLYDTKKGQSLPAGVKPMPLLTEDELKAYPEPTTAEVVPTCVARYWDMVALADRKPVKVIGETGMLRDRPGFEVDLVTRGSASDSLHSHDRPSVLMPVTGHWRVFWEGGETVLAPGDTMSVPENLSHGAMPSMTGDAALYHIVATDDPAGPTWKG, from the coding sequence ATGACACCTGCCCAGATGCAGTCCCGCATCGTGCGCTACGGCGAATTGAAGCCCTGCCGCACCGCCTTTATCGATGCCCACACGCCGGGCAGCGACCAGAAGGAAAACTTTACCATCATCGGCGGCGGCGTCAGTGAAAGCGCCGACCAGCACGTGCATATCGCGATCCCGCATGGCTTCAACATCGGTGCCGCCGGGCAGCCGCCGAAATGCCGCAACTCGCTGCACAGCCATCGCACGGCCGAGGTGTTCTTTGTCCTGTCCGGCCGCTGGCGGTTCTTCTGGGGCCGGTGGGGCAAGGCCGGCGAGGTGGTGCTGGAACGCGGCGACATCTTCAACATCCCCACCGGCATCTTTCGCGGTTTCGAGAATATCGGCGACGATTACGGGATGATCATGGCGATCCTCGGCGGCGACGATGCCGGGGGCGGGGTGATCTGGGCGCCGCAAGTGATCGAGGACGCCGCCGCGCATGGCCTGGTATTGTCCGAAAAGGGCAAGCTCTACGACACCAAGAAGGGCCAGTCTCTGCCCGCGGGCGTTAAGCCGATGCCGTTGCTGACCGAGGACGAACTGAAGGCCTATCCCGAGCCGACCACCGCCGAGGTCGTGCCGACCTGCGTTGCGCGCTATTGGGACATGGTGGCGCTGGCCGACCGAAAGCCGGTCAAGGTGATCGGCGAAACGGGAATGCTGCGCGACCGCCCCGGTTTCGAGGTCGACCTGGTCACACGGGGGTCGGCGTCTGACAGCCTGCACAGCCACGACCGCCCGTCGGTCCTGATGCCGGTGACCGGGCATTGGCGGGTGTTCTGGGAGGGCGGCGAGACGGTGCTGGCACCGGGCGACACGATGTCGGTTCCGGAAAACCTGTCTCACGGCGCGATGCCGTCGATGACCGGCGACGCCGCGCTGTATCACATCGTGGCCACCGACGACCCTGCCGGGCCGACGTGGAAGGGCTGA
- a CDS encoding DUF6653 family protein, whose amino-acid sequence MDPFRAVEKAMAMSPEVWARHANPLSGLTRMATAPVLILAIYARAWIGWWSLLPIAVVTAWIWVNTRIFPPPADHGHWMTRVVLGERWFLARHSVTLPDHHIAAAHWLTALSLLGLPPLVWGLWVLDPGWTVAGGALALLPKLWFCDRMVWLYQDQTGSVPGHPEPKPQLPPEETAQ is encoded by the coding sequence GTGGACCCGTTTCGCGCCGTCGAAAAGGCCATGGCGATGTCACCCGAGGTCTGGGCGAGACACGCCAACCCGCTGAGCGGGCTGACCCGGATGGCCACCGCACCGGTGCTGATCCTTGCGATCTACGCCCGCGCCTGGATCGGCTGGTGGAGCCTGCTGCCCATCGCGGTCGTCACCGCATGGATCTGGGTCAACACCCGCATCTTTCCGCCCCCCGCCGATCACGGCCACTGGATGACGCGTGTCGTGCTGGGCGAACGCTGGTTCCTGGCTCGGCACAGCGTCACGCTGCCCGATCACCATATCGCCGCCGCACACTGGCTGACGGCGCTGTCGCTGCTGGGCTTGCCGCCGCTGGTCTGGGGCCTCTGGGTGCTTGACCCGGGTTGGACCGTGGCGGGCGGCGCATTGGCGCTCCTTCCGAAACTGTGGTTCTGCGACCGCATGGTCTGGCTCTACCAGGACCAGACCGGGTCGGTTCCCGGCCACCCCGAACCCAAGCCGCAACTGCCCCCCGAGGAGACCGCGCAATGA
- a CDS encoding nuclear transport factor 2 family protein: MKGFDEKFRDFPDYILTITREIWEDRGLGARMKDYYHPQVIVRMPGGISFGEPGMTAATMATLAEFPDRILLGEDVIWSGNPQVGMLSSHRILSTATHRGSGAFGAATGRKVKIRAIADCYAKANQISDEWLIRDNGGLVRQLGFDPRDWARERVSGLDPETQPFRPEVDVTGPYTGRGNDNEWGQALADILTRIMAGELSVITGQYDRACHLEYPGAVTGHGWDAADAFWLGLRSSFPSAVFTIHHQIGLADANMPPRAAIRWSLDGTHDGWGAFGKPTGAKVHVMGISHAEFGPWGLRREWTLLDETAIWMQILRHEG, encoded by the coding sequence ATGAAGGGCTTTGACGAGAAATTCCGGGATTTTCCCGACTACATCCTGACGATCACCCGCGAGATCTGGGAGGATCGCGGTCTTGGCGCCCGGATGAAGGACTACTACCACCCGCAGGTCATCGTGCGGATGCCCGGTGGCATTTCCTTCGGCGAACCGGGCATGACGGCGGCCACGATGGCGACGCTGGCCGAATTTCCGGACCGGATCCTGCTGGGCGAAGACGTGATCTGGTCGGGCAATCCGCAAGTGGGGATGCTCAGTTCGCACCGGATCCTGTCCACCGCCACGCATCGCGGTTCGGGTGCGTTCGGCGCCGCGACGGGCCGCAAGGTCAAGATCCGCGCCATCGCCGATTGCTATGCCAAGGCCAACCAGATCAGCGACGAATGGCTGATCCGCGACAATGGCGGACTGGTTCGGCAACTGGGTTTCGACCCCAGGGACTGGGCGCGCGAGCGTGTGTCGGGGCTGGATCCGGAAACCCAGCCCTTCAGGCCCGAGGTGGACGTGACCGGGCCCTATACCGGGCGCGGCAACGACAATGAATGGGGACAGGCTCTTGCCGATATCCTGACCCGCATCATGGCAGGAGAGCTGTCGGTCATCACTGGCCAATACGACCGCGCCTGCCACCTGGAATATCCCGGCGCGGTCACCGGCCATGGATGGGATGCGGCGGATGCGTTCTGGCTGGGGCTGCGATCGTCCTTTCCCTCGGCCGTCTTCACCATCCACCATCAGATCGGGTTGGCCGATGCCAACATGCCGCCGCGCGCCGCGATCCGCTGGTCGCTGGACGGCACGCATGACGGCTGGGGCGCCTTCGGCAAACCGACCGGTGCCAAGGTTCATGTCATGGGCATCAGCCACGCAGAATTCGGCCCCTGGGGGCTGCGCCGGGAATGGACGCTGCTGGACGAAACCGCGATCTGGATGCAGATCCTGCGGCACGAGGGCTGA
- a CDS encoding SDR family NAD(P)-dependent oxidoreductase gives MTLPKTPSFRLDGKRALVAGGSRGIGLGCAVALAEAGAQVVVAARGRDALEAAVAEMVAAGLRAEARVLDVTDPQAVASALAETGPLDVLVNSAGLARHSPALDTDPADFDAVMAANVRGAYFLATEAARGMQAAGKPGSIVQISSQMGHIGGPDRAVYCATKHAVEGMTKAMAIEWGPLGIRVNTICPTFILTELTRPTFDDPTKRAWIEGKIKLGRVGEVEDIMGAVVFLASDASALVTGSAILVDGGWTAG, from the coding sequence ATGACCCTGCCCAAGACCCCATCGTTCCGACTGGATGGCAAGCGGGCCCTGGTCGCGGGCGGATCGCGCGGCATCGGGCTGGGCTGCGCGGTGGCGCTGGCCGAGGCCGGCGCGCAGGTGGTCGTCGCGGCCCGCGGACGCGACGCGCTGGAGGCCGCTGTCGCCGAGATGGTCGCCGCGGGTCTTCGTGCCGAAGCCCGCGTTCTGGACGTGACCGACCCGCAGGCCGTCGCGTCGGCCCTGGCCGAAACCGGCCCGCTGGACGTGCTGGTGAACTCGGCCGGCCTTGCCCGTCACAGCCCGGCGCTGGACACCGACCCGGCGGATTTCGACGCGGTGATGGCCGCCAATGTGCGCGGCGCCTACTTTCTCGCGACCGAAGCCGCACGCGGCATGCAGGCGGCGGGCAAGCCCGGTTCGATTGTACAGATCTCGAGCCAGATGGGACATATTGGTGGGCCGGATCGCGCCGTCTATTGCGCGACCAAGCACGCGGTCGAAGGCATGACCAAGGCGATGGCGATCGAATGGGGGCCTTTGGGCATCCGGGTCAACACGATCTGCCCGACCTTCATCCTGACCGAGTTGACCCGACCCACCTTCGACGACCCGACCAAGCGCGCCTGGATCGAGGGCAAGATCAAGCTGGGCCGGGTGGGCGAGGTCGAGGACATCATGGGCGCGGTGGTGTTCCTGGCCTCGGACGCATCGGCGCTGGTCACCGGCAGCGCGATCCTGGTTGACGGAGGATGGACGGCGGGATGA
- a CDS encoding ester cyclase gives MSNATQHVMAPVFAALRDFEDARAALERVAGGARFRMCHPFGDLDGAGAFWDAVHAPLLAALPDLERVEHIRIAGADDDGAIWVGSGGYYCGTWVADWLGMPATGQVAHLRFHEFYRVEDGACVEMQALWDLPEMMMQAGVWPMVPQLGRFLHVPGPQSRDGLGPHDPARSAASRQHVIDMLSAMKRHPSQGGPEVMEMPRYWHPKFMWYGPAGIGTARGIDGFRRHHQIPFLNGMPDRGQYLDEITYHFMAEGDYVGVTGWPDMAQTISHDGWLGIPPVNKKITMRSLDFWRLEDGLIRENWVLVDLLHMYDQIGVDVMARMRELAAIRP, from the coding sequence ATGTCGAACGCGACGCAGCATGTGATGGCCCCGGTCTTCGCGGCATTGCGGGATTTCGAGGACGCGCGGGCGGCGCTGGAGCGCGTGGCAGGTGGTGCGCGGTTCCGGATGTGCCATCCGTTCGGCGATCTGGACGGCGCGGGGGCCTTTTGGGACGCGGTCCATGCGCCATTACTGGCCGCGCTGCCGGATCTGGAGCGGGTCGAGCATATCCGGATCGCGGGGGCCGACGATGACGGCGCGATCTGGGTGGGATCGGGCGGGTATTATTGCGGCACCTGGGTCGCCGACTGGTTGGGCATGCCGGCCACCGGGCAGGTGGCGCATCTGCGGTTCCACGAGTTCTACCGGGTCGAGGACGGCGCCTGCGTCGAGATGCAGGCGCTGTGGGACCTGCCCGAGATGATGATGCAGGCCGGCGTCTGGCCGATGGTTCCGCAGTTGGGCCGGTTCCTGCATGTGCCGGGGCCGCAATCGCGGGATGGCTTGGGTCCGCATGACCCGGCGCGCTCGGCGGCATCGCGCCAGCACGTGATCGACATGTTGTCGGCGATGAAGCGTCACCCGTCGCAAGGCGGGCCGGAAGTGATGGAGATGCCGCGCTACTGGCATCCGAAATTCATGTGGTACGGGCCCGCGGGCATCGGCACCGCGCGCGGTATCGACGGGTTCCGCCGGCATCACCAGATCCCCTTTCTCAACGGCATGCCGGATCGCGGACAATACCTGGACGAGATCACCTATCATTTCATGGCCGAGGGCGATTATGTCGGCGTGACCGGCTGGCCCGACATGGCCCAGACCATCAGCCATGACGGCTGGCTGGGCATCCCGCCGGTGAACAAGAAGATCACCATGCGCAGCCTTGATTTCTGGCGGCTGGAGGATGGCCTGATCCGCGAGAACTGGGTGCTGGTGGACTTGCTGCACATGTACGACCAGATCGGCGTCGACGTCATGGCGCGGATGCGGGAACTGGCGGCGATCCGGCCGTGA
- the hisD gene encoding histidinol dehydrogenase yields the protein MAEWLKRGKPEAERAEDDAKVRGIVEATLADIAARGDAAVRELSEKFDGYSPAGFRLTQDEIDALIAELSPRELDDIRFAQEQVRNFARAQRDSMLDIEVETLPGVILGHKNIPVQSVGCYVPGGKFPMVASAHMSVATASVAGVPRIIAATPPWQGKPNPAVIAAMHLGGAHEIYVLGGIQAVGAMAIGTETIDPVHMLVGPGNAFVAEAKRQLFGRVGIDLFAGPTETMVIADDTVDAEICATDLLGQAEHGYNSPAVLVTNSRRLAEETLAEIDRLLTILPTADTAGVSWRDYGEVILCDGHDEMLAVANDIASEHVQVMTDRDDWYLENMTCYGALFLGPRTNVSNGDKVIGTNHTLPTKKAGRYTGGLWVGKFLKTHSYQKILTDEAATLIGEYGSRLCMLEGFVGHAEQCNVRVRRYGGVNVPYGEGAPYRDAAE from the coding sequence ATGGCGGAATGGTTGAAGCGGGGCAAACCCGAGGCGGAGCGCGCCGAGGATGACGCCAAGGTGCGCGGCATCGTCGAGGCCACGCTGGCCGATATCGCGGCGCGCGGCGATGCGGCGGTTCGGGAATTGTCCGAAAAATTCGATGGCTACAGCCCGGCCGGTTTCCGGCTGACCCAGGACGAGATCGACGCGCTGATCGCCGAGCTCAGCCCGCGCGAACTGGACGACATCAGGTTCGCCCAGGAGCAGGTGCGCAACTTCGCCCGGGCGCAGCGCGACTCGATGCTGGATATCGAGGTCGAAACGTTGCCCGGCGTGATCCTGGGGCACAAGAACATCCCGGTGCAGTCGGTGGGCTGCTACGTGCCCGGCGGCAAGTTCCCGATGGTGGCCAGCGCGCACATGTCCGTGGCCACCGCCAGCGTGGCCGGGGTGCCGCGGATCATCGCCGCCACGCCGCCCTGGCAGGGCAAGCCCAACCCCGCGGTGATCGCCGCGATGCACCTGGGCGGGGCGCACGAGATCTATGTGCTGGGCGGCATCCAGGCCGTGGGCGCCATGGCCATCGGGACCGAAACGATCGACCCTGTGCACATGCTGGTGGGCCCCGGCAACGCCTTTGTCGCCGAAGCCAAGCGGCAGTTGTTCGGGCGTGTCGGCATCGATCTTTTCGCCGGACCGACCGAGACGATGGTGATCGCCGACGACACGGTGGATGCCGAAATCTGCGCCACCGATCTGCTGGGACAGGCCGAACACGGCTACAATTCGCCCGCGGTGCTGGTCACCAATTCCCGCAGGCTGGCCGAGGAAACGCTGGCCGAGATCGACCGGTTGCTGACCATCCTGCCGACCGCCGACACCGCCGGCGTGTCCTGGCGCGACTACGGCGAGGTGATCCTGTGCGACGGCCATGACGAGATGCTGGCAGTGGCCAACGACATCGCGTCGGAACATGTGCAGGTGATGACCGACCGCGACGACTGGTATCTTGAAAACATGACCTGCTACGGCGCGCTGTTCCTGGGGCCGCGCACCAATGTCAGCAACGGCGACAAGGTGATCGGCACCAACCACACGCTGCCCACGAAAAAGGCCGGGCGCTATACCGGCGGGCTGTGGGTGGGCAAGTTCCTGAAAACCCATTCCTACCAGAAGATCCTGACCGACGAGGCGGCCACGCTGATCGGCGAATACGGCTCGCGGCTGTGCATGCTGGAGGGGTTCGTGGGCCATGCCGAGCAATGCAATGTCCGGGTGAGGCGGTATGGGGGGGTCAATGTGCCTTACGGCGAAGGCGCGCCGTACCGGGACGCGGCGGAGTAG